A region of Pyxidicoccus parkwaysis DNA encodes the following proteins:
- a CDS encoding outer membrane beta-barrel domain-containing protein — MRYALLILLFLAPGLARAQAEALENPGAVSAIQERQYRMHHELLLGVGVLPDDAFYKGLIGTVSYTYHFSDSFAWQVGRGSYSKNFQTGLRTQLERDFEVAPTSSAYEEQVQWMVGSDLMWSPLYGKVALLNEKVLHFEAFLLGGGSVVKINRTDGFRPAANVGLGLRLFKGDTVSFRLDVTNNAVFTRASHINNVLTVQLGTAFNFGATE, encoded by the coding sequence GTGCGATACGCCCTGCTCATCCTCCTGTTCCTGGCGCCCGGCCTCGCCCGCGCGCAGGCCGAGGCGCTGGAGAACCCCGGCGCCGTCTCCGCCATCCAGGAGCGTCAGTACCGCATGCACCACGAGCTCTTGCTCGGCGTCGGTGTGCTGCCGGATGACGCCTTCTACAAGGGCCTCATCGGCACCGTCTCGTACACCTACCACTTCAGCGACAGCTTCGCGTGGCAGGTGGGCCGCGGCTCGTACAGCAAGAACTTCCAGACGGGCCTGCGCACCCAGTTGGAGCGCGACTTCGAGGTGGCCCCCACGTCCTCCGCCTACGAGGAGCAGGTGCAGTGGATGGTGGGCTCGGACCTGATGTGGAGCCCGCTCTACGGCAAGGTGGCCCTCCTCAACGAGAAGGTGCTGCACTTCGAGGCCTTCCTGCTGGGCGGCGGCTCGGTGGTGAAAATCAATCGCACGGACGGCTTCCGCCCCGCGGCCAACGTGGGCCTCGGCCTGCGGCTCTTCAAGGGTGACACCGTCTCGTTCCGGCTCGACGTGACGAACAACGCCGTCTTCACCCGCGCGAGCCACATCAACAACGTCCTCACGGTCCAGCTCGGCACCGCGTTCAACTTCGGCGCAACGGAATGA
- the bamD gene encoding outer membrane protein assembly factor BamD encodes MTGHLTGLIAAALLAAAPGAPSRVVPNTNPIVSKAKERDELIAKLKRDIFKVDRSIGETEKLISKSRNAPYLPDLQFRLAELYVEKSRYVYYLQAESRPEGASGAIVSPETRLMKQKAVQMYYRLLREYPDFKDSDQVTFYLAHEQRELGQFDEMLKTLGDLTRKYPNSPLRLEAEQILGDHFFDKADLVEAEKHYQAILEAPPSPVHDLARYKLGWIRVNQAKHAEAVTFFEAAAASAPLPGVDVKKALNVKREALLDLVYSYTEARPAKGALNYFEKLSDSRATYALALDKLGNRYFIKQQYEFAIPALRKLMEIQHDPEMDLERGQKLYDAIKASKGKVLPEPEDLRFLVRAAVESKTDPELAEADRKKQIAELEEMARDLSTQLHLAAQKKEDRDLYLRAAAAYEAYLGLFRPDQYVRPIMKNRADALFAANAFPEAARQFEELARYSAKAKDAKGEEEALNAALLAHFSTLKPEEALKRNAFEVADARQAMKLLGAEFVSRYPQSANALNVKFNIARAYYEDGEYAKSAELFTAFALTHPQHKEAAVAGNLALDSLRQMNDFKGLDATGKKFLAAPLPQQFRADVQKILTESRAEALDELALQSAQETGDVVQGLVKVADENKNTDIGEKALYGAFTAAREKRDMQAERELGAKLAQDYPKSQYLSDVLLTLGRHAAESAAFGEAAGWFEQVGQKLGGDFAAVDGWLAGARLRMALGEYKEAARNLEAASEVAGARKAEVQVLLAEARLKQKDYLRAKTAAEAALKLDATNAGAAAVLAEVQATTAPTAPADPLIATLTKAVQGPNGQTEEAAKGLWFLGEVLYRGFKDLPADKVEEKVSALQALEGIYTQAAQLGYPEWAVASLWKLALAYGHIADVVEATPVPAGLSAAETQQFQAAVKEQVAPLKQRSEEAFKACLSRAESLEVFSAAVLGCRTRSETASLPVPQPGTPTQPAALEELRKKAERTLSAESLEALGLGYLDARQYGMAQLTLGRVTELQDTRASAHNALGVALLNMGDAMGARAAYAKAMDSDPTYAKARLNLAALRCRFGDVDGARRELAVLKDVNTLTGADVDGGWKACK; translated from the coding sequence ATGACCGGCCATCTGACTGGCCTGATTGCCGCCGCCCTGCTGGCGGCCGCCCCCGGCGCGCCCTCGCGCGTCGTGCCGAACACCAACCCCATCGTGTCCAAGGCGAAGGAGCGCGACGAGCTCATCGCCAAGCTCAAGCGCGACATCTTCAAGGTGGACCGCTCCATCGGCGAGACGGAGAAGCTCATCTCCAAGAGCCGCAACGCGCCGTACCTGCCGGACCTCCAGTTCCGGTTGGCCGAGCTCTACGTGGAGAAGAGCCGCTACGTGTATTACCTCCAGGCCGAGTCCCGGCCGGAGGGCGCCAGCGGCGCCATCGTCTCGCCCGAGACGCGGCTCATGAAGCAGAAGGCCGTGCAGATGTACTACCGGCTGCTGCGCGAGTACCCGGACTTCAAGGACTCGGACCAGGTGACGTTCTACCTGGCGCACGAGCAGCGCGAGTTGGGCCAGTTCGACGAGATGCTCAAGACGCTCGGCGACCTGACGCGCAAGTACCCCAACAGCCCGCTGCGGCTGGAGGCGGAGCAGATTCTGGGTGACCACTTCTTCGACAAGGCGGACCTCGTCGAGGCGGAGAAGCACTACCAGGCGATTCTGGAGGCCCCGCCCTCCCCCGTGCACGATTTGGCCCGCTACAAGCTGGGCTGGATTCGCGTCAACCAGGCCAAGCACGCGGAGGCGGTGACGTTCTTCGAGGCCGCCGCCGCCAGCGCTCCGCTGCCCGGCGTGGACGTGAAGAAGGCGCTCAACGTCAAGCGCGAGGCGCTGCTGGACCTCGTCTACAGCTACACCGAGGCCCGCCCCGCCAAGGGCGCGCTCAACTACTTCGAGAAGCTCAGCGACAGCCGCGCCACCTACGCGCTCGCGCTGGACAAGCTGGGCAACCGCTACTTCATCAAGCAGCAGTACGAGTTCGCCATTCCGGCCCTCCGCAAGCTGATGGAGATTCAGCACGACCCGGAGATGGACCTGGAGCGCGGCCAGAAGCTCTATGACGCAATCAAAGCGTCCAAGGGCAAGGTGCTCCCGGAGCCGGAGGACCTGCGCTTCCTCGTGCGCGCCGCGGTGGAGAGCAAGACGGACCCGGAGCTGGCGGAGGCGGACCGCAAGAAGCAGATTGCCGAGCTGGAGGAGATGGCCCGAGACCTCTCCACGCAGCTGCACCTCGCGGCGCAGAAGAAGGAGGACAGGGACCTCTACCTGCGCGCGGCCGCGGCATACGAGGCCTACCTCGGCCTGTTCCGTCCCGACCAGTACGTGCGGCCCATCATGAAGAACCGCGCGGACGCGCTCTTCGCCGCCAACGCCTTCCCCGAGGCCGCGCGCCAGTTCGAGGAACTGGCCCGCTACAGCGCCAAGGCGAAGGACGCCAAGGGTGAAGAAGAGGCCCTCAACGCGGCGCTGCTCGCGCACTTCTCCACGCTCAAGCCGGAGGAGGCTCTCAAGCGCAACGCCTTCGAGGTGGCGGACGCGCGGCAGGCCATGAAGCTGCTCGGCGCCGAGTTCGTCTCGCGCTACCCGCAGAGCGCCAACGCCCTCAACGTGAAGTTCAACATCGCCCGCGCCTACTACGAGGACGGCGAGTACGCGAAGTCCGCGGAGCTCTTCACGGCCTTCGCGCTGACGCACCCGCAGCACAAGGAGGCCGCCGTCGCCGGCAACCTCGCGCTGGACAGCCTGCGGCAGATGAACGACTTCAAGGGCCTGGACGCGACGGGCAAGAAGTTCCTCGCCGCGCCGCTGCCGCAGCAGTTCCGCGCGGACGTGCAGAAGATTCTCACCGAGAGCCGCGCCGAGGCGCTCGACGAGCTGGCGCTGCAGAGCGCCCAGGAGACGGGCGACGTCGTCCAGGGCCTCGTCAAGGTGGCGGACGAGAACAAGAACACCGACATCGGCGAGAAGGCGCTGTACGGCGCCTTCACCGCGGCGCGTGAGAAGCGCGACATGCAGGCCGAGCGCGAGCTGGGCGCCAAGCTGGCGCAGGACTACCCGAAGAGCCAGTACCTGTCGGACGTGCTGCTCACGCTGGGCCGGCACGCGGCGGAGTCCGCGGCCTTCGGCGAGGCGGCGGGCTGGTTCGAGCAGGTGGGCCAGAAGCTCGGCGGAGACTTCGCCGCGGTGGACGGCTGGCTGGCCGGCGCGCGGCTGCGCATGGCTCTGGGCGAGTACAAGGAAGCGGCGCGCAACCTGGAGGCCGCGTCCGAAGTGGCGGGTGCGCGCAAGGCCGAGGTGCAGGTGCTGCTGGCCGAGGCCCGGCTGAAGCAGAAGGACTACCTGCGCGCGAAGACGGCCGCGGAGGCCGCGCTGAAGCTGGACGCCACCAACGCGGGCGCCGCGGCGGTGCTGGCCGAGGTGCAGGCCACCACCGCGCCCACCGCTCCGGCGGACCCGCTCATCGCCACGCTCACCAAGGCGGTGCAGGGCCCCAACGGGCAGACGGAAGAGGCCGCCAAGGGCCTGTGGTTCCTCGGCGAGGTGCTCTACCGCGGCTTCAAGGACCTGCCGGCGGACAAGGTGGAGGAGAAGGTCTCCGCGCTGCAGGCCCTGGAGGGCATCTACACGCAGGCCGCGCAGCTCGGCTACCCCGAGTGGGCGGTGGCCTCGCTGTGGAAGCTGGCGCTGGCGTACGGCCACATCGCGGACGTGGTGGAGGCGACGCCGGTGCCGGCGGGCCTGTCCGCCGCGGAGACGCAGCAGTTCCAGGCCGCCGTGAAGGAGCAGGTGGCGCCGCTGAAGCAGCGCTCGGAGGAGGCCTTCAAGGCGTGCCTCTCGCGCGCCGAGTCGCTGGAGGTCTTCAGCGCCGCGGTGCTGGGCTGCCGCACGCGCTCGGAGACGGCGTCGCTGCCGGTGCCGCAGCCGGGCACGCCCACGCAGCCGGCCGCGCTGGAGGAATTGCGCAAGAAGGCGGAGCGCACGCTCAGCGCGGAGTCGCTGGAGGCGCTGGGCCTCGGGTACCTGGATGCTCGCCAGTACGGCATGGCGCAGCTCACCCTGGGCCGCGTGACGGAGCTGCAGGACACGCGCGCCTCGGCGCACAACGCGCTGGGCGTGGCGCTGCTCAACATGGGTGACGCGATGGGGGCCCGCGCGGCGTACGCGAAGGCCATGGACTCGGACCCCACCTACGCCAAGGCCCGCCTCAACCTGGCCGCGCTGCGCTGCCGCTTCGGCGACGTGGACGGGGCCCGCCGCGAGCTGGCCGTCCTCAAGGACGTCAACACGCTCACCGGCGCGGACGTGGACGGAGGGTGGAAGGCGTGCAAGTGA